From Streptomonospora salina, the proteins below share one genomic window:
- a CDS encoding M20/M25/M40 family metallo-hydrolase: MVEGFTAALRALVEAESPSADLLAVEECGDRLAAVGESITGAAPERIPLEGGPSALMWRRGEEDAPGRVLLLGHRDTVWPRGTAAQRPMAAEGGRIRGPGVFDMKAGLLVGLYALARLDPRVPVTLLVTGDEEIGSASSRELIEAQARECQAVLVLEGAAEGGALKRARKGWSIYTLRCRGRSAHAGLEPHKGANALVRMAELVAEAARIEAPDRGLTVTPTLAQAGQTVNTVPDCAELHLDVRAARSADQHSVDGTIRALAAAPGEVAVEVEGGRNRPPMEEDAAAALLERAARHARELGERPLESAAVGGISDANLCAAMGVPTLDGLGAVGGGPHAEHEWVDIDATLHRIPLISALVDGLAEHPLPDR, encoded by the coding sequence ATGGTGGAGGGGTTCACCGCAGCACTGCGCGCACTGGTCGAGGCGGAGTCGCCGTCAGCGGACCTGCTCGCGGTCGAGGAGTGCGGGGATCGCCTGGCCGCTGTCGGCGAGTCGATCACCGGCGCGGCACCGGAGCGCATCCCCCTGGAGGGCGGCCCTTCGGCGCTGATGTGGCGCCGGGGCGAGGAGGACGCGCCCGGACGGGTCCTGCTGCTGGGCCACCGCGACACCGTGTGGCCGCGGGGCACGGCCGCGCAGCGCCCGATGGCCGCCGAAGGCGGTCGGATCCGCGGCCCCGGCGTCTTCGACATGAAGGCGGGACTGCTCGTGGGCCTGTACGCCCTGGCGCGGCTGGATCCGCGGGTGCCGGTCACACTGCTGGTCACCGGCGACGAGGAGATCGGCTCAGCGTCCAGCCGCGAGCTGATCGAGGCCCAGGCGCGCGAATGCCAGGCGGTGCTCGTGCTCGAAGGGGCGGCCGAGGGGGGCGCGCTCAAACGCGCCCGCAAGGGATGGTCGATCTACACCCTGCGCTGCCGGGGCCGCTCGGCCCACGCCGGGTTGGAGCCGCACAAGGGCGCCAACGCCCTGGTGCGCATGGCCGAGCTCGTCGCCGAGGCGGCGCGCATCGAGGCCCCCGACCGGGGGCTGACCGTCACACCGACGCTGGCGCAGGCCGGCCAGACCGTCAACACCGTCCCGGACTGCGCCGAGCTCCACCTGGACGTGCGCGCCGCCCGCTCCGCCGACCAGCACAGCGTCGACGGCACCATCCGCGCCCTGGCCGCAGCTCCGGGCGAGGTCGCGGTGGAGGTCGAGGGCGGGCGCAACCGGCCGCCGATGGAGGAGGACGCGGCGGCCGCGTTGCTGGAGAGGGCCGCTCGCCACGCCCGCGAGCTGGGCGAGCGGCCGTTGGAGTCGGCAGCCGTGGGCGGCATCTCCGACGCCAACCTCTGCGCCGCCATGGGGGTGCCCACCCTCGACGGCCTGGGCGCTGTGGGCGGGGGACCCCACGCCGAACACGAGTGGGTGGACATCGACGCCACCCTGCACCGGATTCCGCTGATCTCGGCGCTGGTGGACGGCCTTGCCGAACACCCGCTTCCGGACCGCTGA
- a CDS encoding PucR family transcriptional regulator, with protein sequence MQGPPLSTVLDAIGVSVLSVWADAPDADVCCHDVVIHDAADTFSAGPGDLLLAVGLDESGAEAVLEEAARCGVAAVVVRGTAELRERLSAPARRAGVALLGLEPGIGWAQFSGQLRGLLTTTGAELDADSSGPPARELAVFANALCESVGGSVMIFNPQQEVLASSRLVESDDAMRRQAALDQRGPTWYRARLRDQGVYRRLWRGDDVVDIPAVPEEGVNRRIAVAVRSGDEILGSIWVAERDTPLPDDAALVLRRAAASAGQYLSRLGVRTQTRRRAAESVARRLLAGTTTENEALEWLDIGADGPCAVLSCVFAGERTHDARAFADLLCVHLPALDCAAVPVPSRGRVDVLLCGVAGRGCAELARAAREVLDRAAAAAGCAVLGALGGVVPETGRAPDSLAEADLVLRVLRNRGAAHTCVAVFDDVRSAAGALVLADAAAADPRFSEGPVPRLLDYDSRHHTSYAASLAAYFDAFGDIIAASRALHVHPNTLRYRMRRMHPICGIDLDDPDDRLVAAVCLRRAGLDLRTRSTPEVRSPA encoded by the coding sequence ATGCAGGGGCCGCCGCTGAGCACCGTCCTGGACGCCATCGGCGTGAGCGTGCTGTCGGTGTGGGCCGACGCGCCTGACGCGGACGTGTGCTGCCACGACGTCGTGATCCACGACGCCGCCGACACGTTCTCCGCCGGGCCCGGCGACCTGCTGCTCGCTGTGGGCCTCGACGAATCGGGCGCCGAAGCGGTGCTGGAGGAGGCCGCCCGGTGCGGCGTCGCGGCGGTGGTCGTACGGGGCACGGCCGAGCTGCGCGAGCGCCTGAGCGCGCCGGCCCGGCGCGCCGGGGTCGCGTTGCTGGGCTTGGAGCCGGGCATCGGCTGGGCGCAGTTCTCCGGACAGCTGCGCGGTCTGCTCACCACCACCGGAGCCGAGTTGGACGCCGATTCGTCGGGGCCGCCCGCCCGCGAGCTCGCGGTCTTCGCCAACGCCCTGTGCGAGTCGGTCGGCGGCTCGGTCATGATCTTCAACCCGCAGCAGGAGGTACTGGCCTCCTCCCGGCTCGTGGAGTCCGACGACGCGATGCGCCGCCAGGCCGCCCTCGACCAGCGCGGCCCCACCTGGTACCGGGCGCGGCTGCGCGATCAGGGCGTCTACCGCCGCCTGTGGCGCGGCGACGACGTCGTCGACATCCCGGCCGTGCCCGAAGAGGGCGTCAACCGGCGCATCGCGGTGGCGGTGCGCTCGGGCGACGAGATCCTCGGGTCGATCTGGGTGGCCGAGCGCGACACCCCGCTTCCCGACGACGCGGCGCTGGTGCTGCGCCGCGCCGCAGCCTCGGCCGGCCAGTACCTGTCCCGGCTGGGCGTGCGCACCCAGACCCGCCGCCGCGCCGCCGAGTCCGTCGCCCGCCGCCTTCTGGCCGGAACCACCACCGAGAACGAGGCCCTGGAGTGGCTCGACATCGGCGCGGACGGTCCCTGCGCCGTCCTCAGCTGCGTCTTCGCCGGCGAACGGACCCACGACGCGCGCGCGTTCGCCGACCTGCTGTGCGTGCATCTGCCCGCCCTGGACTGCGCCGCAGTGCCGGTGCCCTCGCGCGGGCGCGTGGACGTGCTGCTGTGCGGGGTGGCGGGGCGCGGCTGCGCCGAGCTCGCCCGCGCCGCCCGCGAGGTCCTCGACCGCGCCGCGGCTGCGGCCGGCTGCGCGGTGCTGGGCGCGCTGGGCGGAGTCGTACCCGAAACCGGCAGAGCGCCCGACTCCCTCGCCGAAGCCGACCTCGTGCTGCGGGTGCTGCGCAACCGGGGCGCCGCGCACACCTGCGTGGCGGTGTTCGACGACGTGCGCTCCGCCGCCGGCGCACTGGTGCTCGCCGACGCGGCGGCCGCCGACCCGCGCTTCTCCGAGGGGCCGGTGCCCCGGCTGCTCGACTACGACAGCCGGCACCACACCTCCTACGCCGCGAGCCTGGCGGCCTACTTCGACGCCTTCGGCGACATCATCGCCGCCTCGCGGGCACTGCACGTACACCCCAACACGCTGCGCTACCGGATGCGCCGGATGCATCCCATCTGCGGGATCGACCTGGACGACCCCGACGATCGGCTGGTCGCAGCCGTGTGCCTGCGCCGCGCCGGTTTGGACCTGCGGACAAGGAGCACGCCGGAAGTTCGGAGCCCGGCATGA
- a CDS encoding M20/M25/M40 family metallo-hydrolase: MSGTAPRLKAAAHAAVERRAEEIAALSDELMRRPEPGYAEHATAERFAAWLTEAGLQPRTGLARTGVKAVLPGGGAGPRVALVGELDALTLPEHPLADPATGAAHACGHHAQLAAVAGAAIGLGEVMAELDGSAALIAAPAEELGDVDGIMDAAGAPAGGSDRVEFPVGKAELLRLGAFDDVDMALLAHTGRGGGPRFSVGDTLNGSCVVRARFTGRSAHAGSSPWLGVNALKAATVAAHAVDAQRETFPDGDDVRLNYRITGDAGALGSVPASAVLHTMVRARTVEGLERAAEALTRAARAGALALGARVETDTLLAYLPLTSAPGLDDVVARNAHPLMGAEATARGRHLGACTDMGDLAHVMPVSHPYSGGAEGDHHSTGYRIVDHRAAAVEPALYLAGAVVDLLADGAREARRVLHASPPPLSLPQYLALRRGMNRHEIQEEA, encoded by the coding sequence ATGAGCGGTACCGCCCCGCGCCTGAAGGCGGCCGCGCACGCTGCCGTCGAACGCCGCGCCGAGGAGATCGCCGCCCTGAGCGACGAGCTGATGCGCCGCCCCGAACCGGGCTATGCCGAGCACGCCACCGCGGAGCGCTTCGCCGCCTGGCTGACCGAAGCGGGTCTGCAGCCGCGTACCGGGCTGGCCCGCACCGGGGTCAAGGCGGTACTGCCCGGCGGCGGTGCGGGCCCGCGCGTGGCGCTGGTCGGCGAACTCGATGCGCTCACCCTGCCCGAGCACCCGCTGGCCGACCCCGCCACCGGTGCGGCGCACGCCTGCGGCCACCACGCCCAGCTCGCGGCGGTCGCCGGAGCCGCGATCGGACTGGGCGAGGTCATGGCCGAACTCGACGGTTCCGCCGCGCTGATCGCGGCCCCCGCCGAAGAGTTGGGCGACGTCGACGGGATCATGGACGCCGCCGGCGCACCCGCCGGCGGCTCCGACCGCGTCGAGTTCCCCGTCGGCAAGGCCGAACTGCTGCGCCTGGGCGCCTTCGACGACGTCGATATGGCCCTGCTCGCCCACACCGGGCGCGGCGGCGGCCCGCGCTTCTCCGTGGGCGACACCCTCAACGGTTCCTGCGTGGTGCGCGCCCGCTTCACCGGCCGCTCCGCCCACGCAGGCTCCAGTCCGTGGCTGGGCGTCAACGCCCTCAAGGCCGCCACCGTGGCCGCCCACGCCGTCGACGCTCAGCGCGAGACGTTCCCCGACGGCGACGACGTGCGGCTGAACTACCGGATCACCGGCGACGCGGGCGCACTCGGCTCGGTGCCCGCATCGGCCGTGCTGCACACCATGGTCCGCGCCCGCACCGTCGAGGGATTGGAGCGGGCCGCCGAGGCACTCACCCGCGCGGCACGCGCCGGAGCGCTCGCGCTGGGCGCCCGGGTGGAGACCGACACCCTGCTCGCCTACCTCCCGCTGACGTCCGCACCGGGGCTGGACGACGTCGTCGCGCGCAACGCCCACCCCCTCATGGGCGCGGAGGCGACCGCACGCGGCCGCCACCTGGGAGCCTGCACCGACATGGGCGACCTCGCCCACGTCATGCCCGTCTCCCACCCCTACAGCGGCGGCGCCGAGGGCGACCACCACAGCACCGGCTACCGGATCGTCGACCACCGCGCCGCCGCCGTCGAGCCCGCGCTCTACCTCGCGGGCGCCGTCGTCGACCTGCTCGCCGACGGCGCCCGCGAGGCCCGCCGGGTGCTGCACGCGTCGCCGCCGCCGTTGTCGCTACCGCAGTACCTGGCCCTGCGCCGGGGCATGAACCGCCACGAGATCCAGGAGGAAGCGTGA
- a CDS encoding YhdT family protein: protein MPDTEPPVRDAGFEEDPRYRTAKRELAIALAYWVAFTTAVTATAWLLGGHKTADELTFVLGFPAWFFWSVPVTCLVFSGIAYVLVRRFFTDIPLSADGDAGGPEER, encoded by the coding sequence ATGCCCGACACCGAACCCCCCGTTCGCGACGCCGGATTCGAGGAGGACCCCCGCTACCGCACGGCCAAGCGGGAACTCGCCATCGCGCTGGCCTACTGGGTCGCGTTCACCACGGCCGTCACCGCGACGGCCTGGCTCCTGGGCGGCCACAAGACCGCCGACGAGTTGACCTTCGTACTGGGCTTCCCCGCCTGGTTCTTCTGGTCCGTACCGGTGACTTGCCTGGTCTTCTCCGGCATCGCCTACGTGCTCGTCCGCCGCTTCTTCACCGACATCCCCCTTTCCGCCGACGGCGACGCCGGCGGGCCCGAAGAAAGGTAG